The stretch of DNA GCGGCAGTGGGAGCGTCGCGGAAAATATCGATCAGCTGTTCAAAACGACGATAGAGCATGGGATCTGACGCCCGCGTGGCGGGCTCTCCTTATCAGTAAGCAGGCGCAGCACTGTGTCAGCGCCGCGCCGGGACTCCCGGTGACACATTAGTCGATGCGCTTGGCCGACTTGATCAGCACGGGGTCGATCGGCACGTTCTGCATGCCTTGTTTGGTGGTGGTCTGCGAGTTGACGATCTGGTCGACCACGTCCATGCCACTCACCACTTTGGCGAACACCGCGTAACCGGCATCGCGACCCGGATCGAGGAAGGCATTGTCGGCGACGTTGATGAAGAACTGGCTGGTGGCCGAGTTCGGGTTCGAGGTGCGGGCCATGGACAGGGTGCCGCGTACGTTATGCAGGCCGTTGCTGGCTTCGTTCTTGATCGGGTCGCGGGTTTCCTTCTGCACCATCTGCGGAGTGAAGCCGCCGCCCTGGACCATGAAGCCCGGGATCACCCGGTGAAAGATGGTGTTGGTGTAGAAACCACTGTCGACGTAGTCGAGGAAGTTCTTGCTGGAGATCGGGGCCTTGACCGGGTCCAGTTCGACTTCGATCTTGCCGAAGCTGGTGTCCAGCAGGACGTGAGGCGCCTTGGCCGGTTGGGCGGCCATCAGGTTGGCAGCAAACAGAACGGAGCCGGCGACGAGGGCGATTTTTTTCAGCATGGGTCAGTGATCCTGGGTGGTGGTGTCGACTGCGGTTAAAAACTCGAGCAGGGTTTGGTTGAAGCGTTGCGGCTGGTCCAGCGGCGTGGCGTGACGCGAATCGGCGATCACCACCAGGCGCCCGTCGGGCAGCAGTTTCACATAACTTTCTTTCAGTGCGACCGGGGTGTAGTCACGGTCGGCGCTGATGACCAGGGTTGGACAGGCGACTTGCGAAAGTCGTTCCTGGACCCCCCAGCCAACGATGGCATCGAAGCTTGCGAGATAAGCACGTTTGTCGTTTTTTGCCCAGCGCTCGGCCATCTTTTGCCGCAGCTCGGCCTGCGCAGGTAGGGGGAACAATTTGCCGGCCAGGGCAATGCCGATGGTTTCCAGGCTGAGCAGGCGCATCAGGCTCCAGCGCTTGAACCATTGCCAGGCATCGTTGGCGCTGCGGATCTTGACCTCGGGCGCGCTGTTGACGATGCACAGGCTTTTCAGCAGCCCGGGCTGATCCACCGCGACCTGGAAGGCGATCATGCCGCCCATGGACAGGCCTACCAAGTGCACCCGCGACAGGTTCAGGTGCTCCAGCAGGGCGATGAGGTCGGCGCTGAACCCGGCGATGCTGTAGGGCTCGCGGGGTTTGTCGGAGCGGCCATGGCCGCGCACGTCGGGCAGGATCAGGCGGTAATGGGCGGACAGCTCGGCGATCTGCTTTTCCCAGTCACGGGTGCTGGAGCCGAGCCCGTGGACCAGCACCAGCGGTTCGCCATGGCCGTATTCCTCATAGTGCAGGGTGCATCCTTCGTGTTCGAAATAGGCCATGGCTGAATTCCTGTTCAGGCGCGTGGAGGGTTCAAGTACGGGGTCAGGCTTGTTCCGGGGCGGCGAACGGCGCGTCCAGCGGCGCGGTGTCGAAGGTGCGCAGCAGCTCGACGAGGATCTGCGTGGCCGGGCCCAGGGGTTTGTCCTTGTTCGAGTACAGGTAGAAGGTCGGGTGGCGGCTGCCGCCCTGGTCCAACGGTAGCACCTTGAGCAGGCCCTCCCGGAGTTCGCGCTCGATTATATGCCGCGGCAGCCAGGCAAAGCCCAGGCCGCTGCCGACGAAGGTGGCGGCGGTGGCCAGGCTGCCGACGGTCCAGCGCTGTTCGGCGCCGAGCCAGCCGACGTCCCGCGGCTGTTGGCGGCCGGAGTCGCGGATCACCACCTGCAGCTGGCTTTCCAGGTCCTGGAAATTCAGCTCGCGGTTCAGGCGGTGCAGGGCGTGTTCCGGGTGGGCCACGGCGACGAACTCCACCGAGCTCATTTCCGTGCCCAGGTAGCCGGAGATATTGAAGCCACTGATGGCCAGGTCGGCCACGCCTTCGAGCAGCACCTCTTCGACCCCGGACAACACTTCTTCGCGCAGGCGCACCCGGCAGCCACGGCTTTGCGGCATGAAGGCGGTCAGCGCGCGGACCAGGCGCGCGCTGGGGTAGGCGGCGTCCACCACCAGGCGCACTTCGGCTTCCCAGCCCTGTTCCATGTGGTGGGCCAGGTCTTCCAGCTGGCTGGCCTGTTTCACCAGTTGCCGCGAGCGCCGCAGCAACACGCCGCCGGCTTCGGTGAGCACGGCCTTGCGCCCATCGATACGCAGCAGCGGCACGCCCAGTTGGTCCTGCATGCGCGCCACGGTGTAACTGACAGAGGATTGCGAACGGTGCAGCGCTTCGGCCGCCTGGGCGAAGCCGCCGTGGTCGACCACGGCCTGCAGCGTTCGCCATTGATCGAGGGTAACGCGGGGCGCTTTCATGAGGAGCTCCTCTTGTCCTAAGCTGGCGCTCCTTATTGGAGACTGCCGAATGAGAAAATTCTGTTGTGTGTTGCTGGCCCTGCTGCCGCTCAGTGCGTTCGCCTATCCCATCGACGTGAAGAAACACCTCGAAGGCGTGAGCATCGACTACACCGCCTACGACACCGATGCCGACATCGGTTCGATCCAGGTGAACAACTACGGCACCACCGACGCCGCCTGCACGGTGGTCTTTCGCAACGGCCCCGAAGCCCCGCGTACGCGCAAGGTGGAAGTGGCGGCCGGCAAGTTCAAGAACGCCACGGCCAAGTTCAACCGCAGCATCATCAAGCTGCGCATCGACCTGACCTGTACCGCCAAATAAGCGCAAAGCGGAGCAGGGTGCGCGACCTGCTCCGCTTATAAACGAATTTATTGATTGGTTATAGCAGTTATTTGCGCTTTTTCATCGATATGACTCTGTTTAATCTGCGCTCCATCGACCTACAGCATTCCCGATGGAGGCTACATCCCATGTCCCGCGTTCTGATCATCGAAAGCAGTGCCCGTCAGCAGGATTCCGTTTCCCGTCAGCTGACCCAGACCTTCATCAAGCAATGGCAAGCGGCCCACCCGGGCGACCAGATCACCGTGCGTGACCTGGCGGTAACCCCGGTGCCGCACCTGGACAGCAACCTGCTGGGCGGCTGGATGAAACCCGCCGGGCAGCGCAACGAGATCGAAGAGGCCTCGCTGCAACGCTCCAACGAACTGACCGACGAACTGCTGGCCGCCGACGTGCTGGTGATGGCCGCGCCGATGTACAACTTCGCCATCCCGAGCACCCTCAAGGCCTGGCTGGACCACGTGCTGCGTGCCGGTGTGACCTTCAAGTACACCGCAACCGGTCCCCAGGGCCTGCTCAACGGCAAGCGTGCCTACGTGCTGACCGCCCGTGGCGGCATCTACGCCGGCAGCACCGCGGACCACCAGGAACCTTACCTGCGGCAGGTCATGGGTTTCATCGGGATCCACGACGTCGAGTTCATTCACGCCGAAGGCATGAACCTGGGCGGCGACTTCCAGGAGAAGGGCCTGAACCAGGCCAACGCCAAACTGGCCCAGGTCGCCTGATCCGTTAATCGCCAGATAATCGCGCAGTGGTCTAGTAGGCCCTGCGCTCCCCTTCAAGTTTGTTTGCGCATCGAACCTCCCTTTGCACTTGTTGCTCCTGAGTGCTCCCGCCCGATTGAACGCTTTGCGAGATCGGGCTTTTTTTTGCCCGCGATTTATCAACCCCCCGTAGGAGCGAGGCTTGCCCGCGATAGCGATCCGACAGGCACCGCGAAATCAGGCCGCTGCGCGGATCGCGGGCAAGCCTCGCTCCTACGGAAGGTGTTTTATTGTGCGCGGCAAAACCGCTATCGTCGCCGCCTCTTCAAGACGAGGCGAGCATGGGCTATCTACTTTTTGTCACGCTGATCCAGGCGTTTTCCTTCAGCCTGATCGGCGAATACCTGGCCGGGCATGTCGACAGTTACTTCGCGGTGCTGGTCCGGGTACTGCTGGCCGGGCTGGTGTTCATCCCGCTGACCCGCTGGCGCCAGGTGGAGCCGGCGTTCATGCGCGGCATGCTGCTGATCGGCGCCTTGCAGTTCGGCGTGACCTACGTCTGCCTGTACCTGAGTTTCCGCGTGCTGACGGTGCCGGAGGTGCTGCTGTTCACCATCCTCACGCCGCTGCACGTGACCCTGATCGAGGACGCGCTCAACCGCCGCTTCAACCCCTGGGGCCTGCTGGCGGCGCTGGTGGCGGTGGCCGGGGCGGCGGTGATCCGCTACGACCGCATCAGCCCGGATTTCTTCATGGGCTTCTTGCTGCTGCAACTGGCCAACTTCACCTACGCCGCCGGGCAGGTGCTGTACAAGCACCTGGTGGCGCGCCATCCGAGCGACCTGCCGCATTACCGGCGTTTCGGCTACTTCTACCTGGGGGCGCTGGCGGTGGTGTTGCCGGCTTTCCTGTTGTTCGGCAAGCCGGACTTCCTGCCCGAAGCGCCGTTGCAATGGGCGGTGCTGCTGTTTCTCGGGCTGGTGTCCACCGCACTGGGGCTGTACTGGTGGAACAAAGGTGCCTGCCTGGTCACTGGCGCGACCCTGGCGGTGATGAACAACCTGCATGTGCCGGTGGGGCTGCTGATCAACCTGTTGATCTGGAACCAGCACGAAGAACTGGGGCGCCTGTTCCTCGGGGCGTTGGTGATTCTGGCGGCGGTGTGGATCAGCCGTCGCGGCGTAAAAAACGCGACTACCGCTACTGCCTTGTAGGAGCGAGGCTTGCCCGCGATAGCGATCTGGTAGACACCGCGGGGTCAGGCCGCTGTGCGGATCGCGAGCAATCGAGCGTCGACCGGCCGCTCCTACAGATTGAGCAGATAGAGGGGGATCGCCCCGGGGACGGGGCGATCAGGCGGGAATTACAGCGCGCGTTTTTCCACTTCGGGGATATGGCTGGCGCCCAGCACCGCCGGCAGCAGGCCAGCGCGCAGGTCGTTGCCGCTCGGCTGTTGATACAGGCTCAGGCCGAATTCCGGCATCACCGCCAGCAGGTAATCGAAGATATCGCCCTGGATACGCTCGTAGTCGGTCCACGCCGTGGTGCGGGTGAAGCAGTAGATTTCCAGCGGAATGCCCTGGGCGGTGGTCTGCATCTGGCGGACCATGCAGGTCATGTTCGGCTGGATGTCCGGATGACTCTTCAGGTACGCCAGGGCATAGGCGCGGAAGGTCCCCAGGTTGGTCATGCGGCGGCGGTTGGCCGACATGGCGGCGACATTGCCCTGGGCTTCGTTCCAGCTCTTGAGCTCGGCCTGCTTGCGACTGATGTAGTCGGTGAGCAGGTGGACCTTGCCCAGGCGCGCTTCTTCCTCATCGTTGATGAAACGCACGCCGCTGGCGTCGATGTACAGGCTGCGCTTGATCCGCCGGCCGCCGGACTGCTGCATGCCGCGCCAGTTCTTGAACGACTCGGACATCAGGCGCCAGGTGGGGATCGAGACGATGGTCTTGTCGAAGTTCTGCACCTTGACCGTGTGCAGGGTGATATCCACCACATCGCCGTCGGCGCCGACCTGGGGCATTTCGATCCAGTCGCCGACCCGCAGCATATCGTTGCTGGTCAGCTGCACGCTGGCGACGAACGACAGCAGGGTGTCCTTGTAGACCAACAGGATCACCGCCGACATGGCGCCCAGGCCGGACAACAGCAGCAGCGGAGAGCGGTCGATCAGGGTGGCGACGATGATGATCGCGCCGAACACGAACAGCACCATCTTCGCCAGTTGCACATAACCCTTGATCGAACGGGTACGCGCATGTTCGGTGCGGGCGTAGATGTCCAGCAGGGCGTTGAGCAGGGCGCTGATGGCCAGTACCTGGAACAGGATGGTGAAGGCCAGGGCCAGGTTGCCGAGGAACACCAGGCTGGTCTTGCTCAGCTCCGGCACCAGGTGCAGGCCGAACTGGACCACCAGCGACGGGGTCATCTGCGCCAGGCGATGGAACACCTTGTTCTGGCGCAGATCGTTGAGCCAGTGCAGGGACGGCTGGCGGCCGAGCAGCTTGACCGCGTGCAGGATCAGGTAGCGCGCCACTCGTCCGACGAGCAGCGCCACCACCAGCAGGATGACCAGGGCCAGGCTGGAATGCAGGAGCGGGTGCTCATCGAGCGCCCCCCAGAGGTCTTGAACGTTGAGCCAGAGCTGTTTGAAATCCATGGGGTCAGAAGCTTCCTCTATGAGACGAGACGGATCGATTAGAACATTTAAGCCGTCGAAAGTTACCGTTAAGGACAAATCGCTGACAAAAACCAATTGTTTACCGTGGTTTGCGTGAAAGAAACTCGGCCTTCGCGCCCGAAACCGTTACCCTATGCAGCTGTTTTTTTGCATATCTTCGAGGTAGCACCCGTGTTTTCCCAATTCGCCCTGCACGAACGCCTGCTCAAAGCCGTGGCCGAGCTTAAATTTGTCGAGCCAACGCCTGTGCAGGCAGCGGCCATTCCGCTCGCGCTCCAGGGGCGTGACCTGCGGGTGACGGCACAGACCGGCAGCGGCAAGACCGCCGCGTTCGTCCTGCCGATTCTCAATCGCCTGATCGGTCCGGCGAAGATCCGCGTCAGCATCAAGACCCTGATCCTGCTGCCGACCCGCGAAC from Pseudomonas chlororaphis subsp. chlororaphis encodes:
- a CDS encoding peptidylprolyl isomerase A — translated: MLKKIALVAGSVLFAANLMAAQPAKAPHVLLDTSFGKIEVELDPVKAPISSKNFLDYVDSGFYTNTIFHRVIPGFMVQGGGFTPQMVQKETRDPIKNEASNGLHNVRGTLSMARTSNPNSATSQFFINVADNAFLDPGRDAGYAVFAKVVSGMDVVDQIVNSQTTTKQGMQNVPIDPVLIKSAKRID
- a CDS encoding alpha/beta fold hydrolase encodes the protein MAYFEHEGCTLHYEEYGHGEPLVLVHGLGSSTRDWEKQIAELSAHYRLILPDVRGHGRSDKPREPYSIAGFSADLIALLEHLNLSRVHLVGLSMGGMIAFQVAVDQPGLLKSLCIVNSAPEVKIRSANDAWQWFKRWSLMRLLSLETIGIALAGKLFPLPAQAELRQKMAERWAKNDKRAYLASFDAIVGWGVQERLSQVACPTLVISADRDYTPVALKESYVKLLPDGRLVVIADSRHATPLDQPQRFNQTLLEFLTAVDTTTQDH
- a CDS encoding LysR family transcriptional regulator: MKAPRVTLDQWRTLQAVVDHGGFAQAAEALHRSQSSVSYTVARMQDQLGVPLLRIDGRKAVLTEAGGVLLRRSRQLVKQASQLEDLAHHMEQGWEAEVRLVVDAAYPSARLVRALTAFMPQSRGCRVRLREEVLSGVEEVLLEGVADLAISGFNISGYLGTEMSSVEFVAVAHPEHALHRLNRELNFQDLESQLQVVIRDSGRQQPRDVGWLGAEQRWTVGSLATAATFVGSGLGFAWLPRHIIERELREGLLKVLPLDQGGSRHPTFYLYSNKDKPLGPATQILVELLRTFDTAPLDAPFAAPEQA
- a CDS encoding FMN-dependent NADH-azoreductase, translated to MSRVLIIESSARQQDSVSRQLTQTFIKQWQAAHPGDQITVRDLAVTPVPHLDSNLLGGWMKPAGQRNEIEEASLQRSNELTDELLAADVLVMAAPMYNFAIPSTLKAWLDHVLRAGVTFKYTATGPQGLLNGKRAYVLTARGGIYAGSTADHQEPYLRQVMGFIGIHDVEFIHAEGMNLGGDFQEKGLNQANAKLAQVA
- a CDS encoding carboxylate/amino acid/amine transporter, whose product is MGYLLFVTLIQAFSFSLIGEYLAGHVDSYFAVLVRVLLAGLVFIPLTRWRQVEPAFMRGMLLIGALQFGVTYVCLYLSFRVLTVPEVLLFTILTPLHVTLIEDALNRRFNPWGLLAALVAVAGAAVIRYDRISPDFFMGFLLLQLANFTYAAGQVLYKHLVARHPSDLPHYRRFGYFYLGALAVVLPAFLLFGKPDFLPEAPLQWAVLLFLGLVSTALGLYWWNKGACLVTGATLAVMNNLHVPVGLLINLLIWNQHEELGRLFLGALVILAAVWISRRGVKNATTATAL
- a CDS encoding mechanosensitive ion channel family protein, translated to MDFKQLWLNVQDLWGALDEHPLLHSSLALVILLVVALLVGRVARYLILHAVKLLGRQPSLHWLNDLRQNKVFHRLAQMTPSLVVQFGLHLVPELSKTSLVFLGNLALAFTILFQVLAISALLNALLDIYARTEHARTRSIKGYVQLAKMVLFVFGAIIIVATLIDRSPLLLLSGLGAMSAVILLVYKDTLLSFVASVQLTSNDMLRVGDWIEMPQVGADGDVVDITLHTVKVQNFDKTIVSIPTWRLMSESFKNWRGMQQSGGRRIKRSLYIDASGVRFINDEEEARLGKVHLLTDYISRKQAELKSWNEAQGNVAAMSANRRRMTNLGTFRAYALAYLKSHPDIQPNMTCMVRQMQTTAQGIPLEIYCFTRTTAWTDYERIQGDIFDYLLAVMPEFGLSLYQQPSGNDLRAGLLPAVLGASHIPEVEKRAL